One genomic window of Biomphalaria glabrata chromosome 9, xgBioGlab47.1, whole genome shotgun sequence includes the following:
- the LOC129928161 gene encoding uncharacterized protein LOC129928161, which produces MWSKMTDEYVQSDGTLQKVSKWRPVNKEGSFNDLVRGITPNTIAYRNRSCFCYPCRNSYGSQCLHDEICGSWKVFKLQKQNVVQSQSNLEDSLDVSPICSNSKAQTISFTHQKYIVNSCVIVKYGEIFYPGVVIEVLDDQRRNNFLKKHRNKRNIFVYPEVQDIQLVYADMIVTEVMLIPMAIV; this is translated from the exons ATGTGGTCAAAGATGACGGATGAGTATGTTCAGAGTGATGGTACACTGCAAAAGGTATCAAAGTGGCGACCAGTAAATAAAGAAGGATCTTTCAATGACCTAGTGAGAGGTATTACACCTAACACTATTGCTTACAGAAATAGAAGCTGTTTCTGCTATCCATGCAGAAATTCATATGGCAGTCAGTGCCTGCATGATGAAATATGTGGCTCTTGGAAGGTGTTCAaacttcagaaacaaaatg tagTGCAATCTCAGTCAAATCTTGAAGACTCTTTGGATGTCAGTCCCATATGCTCAAATTCAAAG gccCAAACAATTTCCTTCACTCATCAAAAGTACATTGTAAATAGCTGTGTGATTGTCAAGTATGGGGAAATATTCTATCCAG GAGTTGTGATAGAAGTCCTGGATGATCAGcgcagaaataattttttaaaaaagcacagaaataaaagaaatatatttgtatatccAGAAGTGCAGGACATACAGTTAGTGTATGCAGACATGATTGTTACTGAAGTGATGTTGATACCAATGGCAATAGTTTGA